Within the Eucalyptus grandis isolate ANBG69807.140 chromosome 1, ASM1654582v1, whole genome shotgun sequence genome, the region TCAAATTTGGAGGCAACGTGCGTTGAATTTAAGGCCGCGCGCTAAGGGGAAATAGCTAATTATATTACGTTTTCCTTGCTTAAAAAGCTGTGCAATTGCTAAATTACGTACCTACTTTTCTTACCATCGTGAAAAATATACTTATCAAATGTATAATttcttaattagaaaattaatttttgtttcaatcTGTAATTAGTGATATCATgacatttttagtaattttttgccataaagtttttaaaaacatcacaaataaataccaaattttgacattgaatggggttaataccacaaaaacctTAAAACTACACACATTCTGACACAAATACCTTAAACTTTTTATGTCACTAAAGATCCTAAACTTACTCATTGTGATATAAATGCCCAAAGTCTCGGGAAAAATCATGAAAGGAACTATAATGGAGGATATATGTATGTCACGCAAATATAAATTTGGGTTTTTTgcaacaccaaaaaaaaagttttgggtatTTGTATAagcaagtttagggttttttgttaCATGAAAAAAAACATTTGGAGTATTTGTGTCACAATATGTATAGTTTAGAGGGTTTTGAATAAGTGTATAAGTACTATTTTATGTACACAAATAGTatctaaattatttatgaatgTGCAATGTGgtttctgaacttttaatttattcaacgtGGTCCTTAAACTTTATTACAATATGCAGCgtgatccttgaactttgaATATGTTCAATATGATCATAAATTTCAAGTAAATGTTCAAATTAGTCCatagactatatgaaaatatccaaaattatcatttcattaatttaagttcatgGATAATATTGAGTATTTTTACACATAGTCCAAGGctcaaattgaatatgtaccaaaatttcagagatcacattacatatttaaataaaattcaagaattgcattaaacaaatttgAAGTTTAGAGATTCCATCATTTTCCCAACTTTGACTTGTTTTAATGGACCATGTTATCCGGCCCAAAGACCGACCCCACCCGACCCACCCCCTTATCCATTCTCACCACGTCCCCGATCGGAACATCTTCTTCCACTTCCTCTGCAGCCAAACAGACCGAAATTCGCAGGCCCCCGCCAAGCCTCCATTGCTTTGACCGTTAGCTTTCGCGGAATCCGTTCGCACGTTTTCTCGCTCCCTTTCTCGATAAGTTTTCCCCCGTCGCTTTCCCCCCTCGTTCATGCAACTCCCTCGTCACCACTCAACGCTCTACGGGCCATGGAAACCGCCACGGAACCGCCATCCGATCTCCCAACCGACGGCGGCCCTGATCCCCTGACCCCCagtctcgccgccgccgccgccgccgccgccgccgccgccgccgccgccgccgccgccgccgataaTGACCTCCTCTCCGGGCTCGAGTCCGGCCGCGACTCGCTCCGGGACCTCCGATTGGAGTCGGCGGCCATGGAGGAGGACTTGGTTCTCGCCCAGCGGCAGCGAGTCGAACGATCGGCCGAGCCGCGAGATTGAGCGAAACCGTCGATGGCTTGTCGAGCGAGAGGGACTCGCTCCGCGGCAGAACCTTTTTCGGGCCGGGCCAGAAGTCCCAAGCCCGAAATGTCCGGGTCGGGCTAAGGTTTCCTCTCTTTCTGTTCCCATTTTTTGGCCACCCCGCTTAAACCCTACGAGGAAAAAAAAGCAGAGTTCAAcactcactcactctctcttctctctctctctctgtagctCTCGCGAGTAGCAAACTCGCAGAATTCTGTCGGCTTGGCGTGACGAGGAATCTCTCCATCGCAGGTTCTCAATCTCGACTCGGACAGCTCGGTTCGTCGGCGGTCTCGCCCTCGCTTAGGGAAAGGTAATTCGATCGAATTGCTTTTTGCTATGCTTGATGATCCCTCCGCTGGTATATTCATTGCTGCTTTGCGCGCTTCCTAGTATAGTAGCTTCGGGCATGTCGGCAGAGAGGCGCctaggaaaaaaatttgattgaattcTCGTGGATTGAACGCAGAGAATTTGATGGGAAGGGATAGCGTGGAGTGTGCGTTCTGATGGGTTACGTTGAACCTTTCTGTAAATTTTGATGCTCTTGTTCATGTCAGCAGTGAATGGTGTTTACGTGCTAGAGCAAAGGTTTTGAACCGAATTAAGTCTGTTGGTGTCGTTCCCCAAggataaaggaaagaaaacaataaaaatctcTGTTGGCCTCTAGTTTGATGTTAAAATATTGGGACTGGCGGAGAATTAACCTGAAGAAGTTCCCAAACGGCTTTAACCAATAACCTGGAAAATGTCCCCGCATGTAAGCTTCACCTAAAAACACGAACTTGATTGACCCGTTATTTTGGTCGGCTTAAGCAGAGTTGATATAACCAGTATCCAATGCTTCTCTATTTTTATACTTAATTGTTGGGAGATATAGCTAACATCTTCAACATGGTATCGGTATATTCCATGGTTAATCATAGCTATATGTCTATCCTTGATTGTAATTAGCAGCTGCAGTTAGCCTTCTGAGACAAATTAGTTTGCACAGAAGAGTGTTGCATTTGGTGTCCACAATCTACGTCTGCATTTAGTTCTTGACCCCAAATgatagaaggaaaagaaagacttGGAATGAAGTTATTTcagaagaaaatgatttccgtGTAGATGTGCATTGGCTTTAAAGAGAACTGATCAGAAGATCCCCAAGGGTAATAAGAAAGCATGGAACCATTGGAATGGTATATAGGACAAGTACTTGGGGGACATAAAAGGATAATCATCTCTGGTTGATTAGTTTACTTGGAACTGATTTGGTTCTTCTATTTGTTTGTCTGAGAGGATggagaaacagagagaaaactCAGTAAtagctttttcattttcaacctTGTGCGGTTACTGCAATTGGAAATATATATCGTCCGTTAGTgacatcatcaatttttttatcataatgaAACTGAATGTTGTCACATGTGCACACGAATCAacagtttttcttttggcctttGTGGGTGCAATTACAGATATCgtgagattttattttattatgtttatttgttcattcttcttcttcctttttttttagatttgagAAAGTGCATTCTTTCATTCTTGCTGTAAATTGTGGTACATGAGTTCTCTGATTGTGGACTGATCTTATTGGGTGCATAATATTGATCCATCATTCTTTTTTCCCCATATTTCAAAAGTAATGATTTGCCTCTTTCGTGTTTCCAGCATGAATCCAAGTATTGGAACCAAAACCGAGCTGTTGAAATCTCTTGTGGTCTCAACTGGACCTTGTAGTCGGAATCCGCATAAGTCTGGTTCTTATCAATGCAAGATGCCCTTAGACTTAACCTCTAGGAAATTTCTGCTTCTACCAATGAATTATGGAGGAACACAAGCTAGAGCGCGTGCAAAGAATGTTTTTAGGAAGTATAGCACAAGTGCAAAAATGGCTGAAAGTCTTACATACAAGGATGCTGGTGTGGATATAGATGCTGGATCAGAGCTTGTTAGGAGAATTGCGAAAATGGCCCCTGGAATTGGAGGCTTTGGAGGTCTTTTCCCTCTTGGTATGATATCCTAGACCGTTATACTTTTAATGCTAGTGTAGtcagtttctttcttcttcttttttgctgaGAAGCTTAGTTAGGCTCTAAATTGACAGAACAAGGCAATCTGTTATGTACTTCGGTAAACTCCAATTGATGTTCCAGCTCGAGGAGAGTCTTATTACAGAGTCGAACTCCTTTGAAAGAATGCTATGTGCTAGATCATGTCAGGAAAAATTTGGCTGGATGTTAGTTATATAAAGTTCATCCAAGGCTTGTGCAGACTAATGGTGCCATTTGTGATTGTAAGTAGAGCATTTTGGCTCTAGTTATATTAATTACGGAATGTAGGGGCACAAAGTTGAGAACGTGTCAAATGGTTATATATTGTCTTCCATAAGCAATAAGATTACTGGTTTTGAGGAATTCCTTTATCGTGATTGGCTGGTTAAGCCGAACAGAAAGTTATCTTGGGCTCTCCCCCCATTAGGAAATAAAGAAGATCATAAAGAAAACTTGACCTTTATATGATAGCTAGATAGTACATCAGTGTGGTAGAGGAAGTCCCTAGTTTCTACAAACTGGAGTGGTTATCCCCATTTATACTTCTGTTCACTGAGTCTTCTGAGCACATAAGATAGTTCTAAAATATCTAGTTCAATGATTGAATGTCCCAACCGTTTAGTAATTTGTACTTAGTTCTTTGTTTCTGAATAAACCAGTCTTAGAACAGACTTCATTTTAATTGGGAAGGAGAGCAAGAActttcacaaaattttttataGTAGTCATGAGCCGGTTCATGAACATGTTTATGCTTCTCACTGTACTTAATTTGTTCTGAGGCATAGATTTTACTTGGACTCTCAATTACATATTCTTGTTGCAAGTTGTGTTTGTTGTGGTTAAACTTGGATGGCGATTGTTTCAGTATAGTGTGTATTTGTGTTTCGGTTTTTTACTAGTtaataattagttttttatGAGCAGGGGATTCGTACCTTGTAGCTGGTACAGATGGTgttgggactaaattgaaacTTGCATTTGAAACTGGGATCCATGAAACGATTGGAATCGACTTGGTATTGACCAGAAAAGACGATAATCTCTTACAATCTATTTTTGTGCATCTAACACTCTTATTTTAGGTTGCGATGAGTGTGAACGACATTGTTACTTCTGGAGCGAAACCATTGTTTTTCCTCGATTACTTTGCAACAAGCCATCTTGATGTTGACCTTGCTGAAAAGGTAGTGGCTGATCTTGTATATCATAGCTGAATCCTAGAGCTGTTAAAGTCTACTTGAGTTAATACAGAGTTTATGCAGGTTGTAAAGGGCATTGTGGATGGCTGTCAGCAAGCTGACTGTACTCTTTTGGGAGGAGAGGTATCTTACATGCTTTATATTACATTTTATGCTACCAGTTGTAATCCTAGATACCTTCGATTGGAATTTGGAGGTCACTTCTTTTCAGTAGCTAAGCAATTTCAAGGGTGAAGTGGGAGATTGTGGGACTTAAAGCAATTAAGTTGTCCAATAGATTTCACTATTGAGCTGTTGTTCTTGTTTCGGTGAAAAGAGAGCTGTTGTTCCCATTGGCTTTTGTTTCTATGTAATTTAGCATTCTATCTCTCCCTGGAAGGGTCTGTTGTATTTTTTCTTCAATGtctaccaaacaaaaataaagaaaaaattgttgacTAATGGAAATGGTGTTTGAAACTGCATGATCACTTGATTTTCTACATGATTTCTCGACTTACATAGTCTAGGTGCATTTGCATGATTACTTGATTTTTGATGCTGTATGAAACTAACATAGTCAATGTGCCTTCCAGACTGCAGAAATGCCTGATTTCTATGCAGAAGGCGAATACGATATCAGTGGCTTTGCTGTTGGCATAGTGAAGAAGGATTCTGTTATAGATGGAAAAGACATTGTTGCTGGTGATGTGCTCATTGGCTTGCCGTCAAGTGGGGTGCATTCGAATGGTTTCTCTCTTGTCAGAAGGTTAGTTTTATCTTGACCCAAGTGCTCACGCATGCCTCTTATTCTATGAtcttaatttactaatttattttaCAGAGTTTTGGCCCGAAGTGATCTTTCCTTGACAGACCAGCTTCCTGGTGAGGCTGTGACGGTGGGTGAAGCTTTGATGGCTCCTACTGTTATTTATGTCAATCAGgtatctctttctctttctttcactcACTGATATATTTCCTCAAAAAATATAACTGGAGTATTAAGACTGATGCAAAATATATGAGCCAAGCACCACCCTGATAATAGCATTGCTGTTGTTGACATACAGGTTCTTAACCTTATCAACAAGGGAGGTATCAAAGGAATAGCCCACATTACTGGTGGTGGGTTTACCGATAACATACCACGAGTATTCCCCAAAGGCCTTGGTGCCACCATCTATGGCGACTCCTGGGTGGTTCCTCCACTATTTAAGTGGATTCAAAAGGTTGGTTTTCTGTTTTGTTCTAGAGAAGAACTTTAAATAGCCAAATGGTAAAGATCTTCCTCAAGCATTGTATATGATATGGTAGAATGTAGTCAAGCCTTTGCTAGCTCTTCTTAGTAACTTAGAAGCTTGAATACATGTGATTTCTTCTCCTCTATTAGGTGGGAAACATAGAAGATTCTGAGATGAGGCGGACCTTCAATATGGGCATTGGGATGGTTTTGGTGGTTAGCCCTGAAGCTGCCCTTCGGATACTGGGTGATAATGAGATAACGGCATATCGCATTGGTGATGTGGTTAATGGTGAAGGGGTGAGGTACTGCTAAGAACAATTCTGTACCCTTCTAAGATATGTTGTATGTTTTCATCATTGTACTATAAGGAATGAGTTATACAATGATGTAAGGCCCTTTTCCCCCTACTAGATGTGCATGATTGACTTGTgaaaagattaagaaaatgcTAATCTTTTTGGGTTGGGGGAATTCTAGTTGTGCTAAATCTTTTCAAAGCAATTTTAATTCTTGAGCTGAATTTTGATCCTTTGCATGATGCAGTAAGTCGTTTGAATCCATTCTAAACTTAATCTGCTTTTCGTGACCCTTCTCGTGTGCTAGCAGTAAATTTGCAGCCTTGGGGCTTGAACCCATAGCGCATGTACAAAACCTGGAGAACAGTTACTTAGCTGATGCAGAATGATTTTTGTTCTGAAGTTCTTCTCATCTCTGTTTGCATCATATGCTATGACATTTGAGATGTTCTGGTTCTCTTACCAAAGAAATCAGTCACATACCAATCAGGCAACTAAATCACATGGGACTCtgcaattttgtggaaaaaaagcTGTGGAAAAGAATAATGAAACTCTCAAGAACTTTGCACTATGTACAAAGTGCTGCAACTCGTTTGCAAAAATATTGGCAAAAATGGAATGTGGTGTGAAAATCAGAAATGCTGAATGAGGATTAGCTTGTGCTTCGGTTTAGCATCTCATTGTACTGTAGGTATGAAATTTGCCTCGGCAGCTTTATTTGTTCATAGAATTTAGCTATGGACTCCTCTGCTCGTGTCAATGCGTTGCTCTTCTTCAATTTCCATTCTTcgattctcctcctcctcctcctcctcctcatcaaaATGAGGTCCCTCTTCACCTCCGTTTTCAAGGAAGCTCTGCCTCACAGCGTCATACCTGTAGCACAGTTGGTCATCGTTTTCAAACTCTGTCAAAATCGACGTGGGGGTTTATGCACGGTATGTGTGGCAAGTGAAACTGCATCGACCCTGGGTGGTGCATCTTCACATGGACGACCTGGGTCTTCTCGAAGGAGAGCTCACATTCCCCATACCAGATCGGGCTGCGCGGTGTCGCCTGGCTGATGGTCTTGAGGAACTTGGGCATGAGGCGGAGCTGCAACTTGAAAGCCCCGCCTTTCCTCGCCCAGAGCAGCACCAGGTGCAGGAGGTTCCACGCACTGCAAGAAATGCTGGATGTCTTCTTCGGTGTCTTTCCTCGCTCTCTAGCTGAGTAGTGTTTGCTTTGAGAAAGGCTTGCAGCTGCAAAAGATCAGTGAGAATGACTGGCTGACGAAATGGGGTTTGCTTTGTATAGGACTTTTTTCAGATTTTGCTGAGCTGAATGTGTACAAAAATGATGCGAGAGCTGTCTGTGTTTTAGGATGATCTGTGAGAATGAGCACAGCTTGGAAGGTGTGTTTATATATGGATGGGAATTCGTATGGCACGGCGTGTTTGTGGAGAGGCATCATTGTTGTTTTCAGATTGCTTATTGCTTTATTTTTCCCCGTTCTCATTGATGGGCatctggaatttgtcgagtctaattaaatttagtaagtgaggataattgtcaaaaaaatcctaaactttttatataGTGGCCAATTTGGtctcaaatttttcaattgtgccaatttaatattaaacctattatatggtagccaatttaatcttaaatctcttaacaatacaaatttaattctaaaccttttgacaactTGCTaatctaaattgataaatcatcaaaatgtttatgattaaattgataaatcgttAAGAAGTTTAAGACTATATTGATGCAATTAAAAGGTTTGgaattaaattagtacaattaaaatgtttaaaattgaattggccaTTGTGTAATAGATCTAAGactattcaaattatttttcccTTGATAAGTGCTTGGGAATGGTCCCGTTCATGTATATTGGATACAATTCTAACAATAGGGTAGCGAGTGTACTCTCAACTTTGAGTTGAAGCGCTTAACACCTAATTTACAGCCTTCTTTCTTGGGGGTCAGAACTCACAGCTATTTAAAGTGCCGCAaaagcatttttatttatttatttatttattagcatTGTCATTACGGGTGCTATTAGGGCTCTTATCAAGCAATCGGTTAAAAAAAACCTTTACTGTTTCCTATGCATTGATTGGTGCTATGTTGTatacacaaaaaagaaaaagaaaaagtgttgGGTATTTGTGTTACAAAAGCAAATTTAGGGCTTTTTGTGATGCGAAAAAATATTTAGAGTATTTGTGTCGCAATATGCATAATTTATGATTTCTATTGTGATATTTACCCCATTGGATAAGTGTATAAGTTCTATTTTATTTGACATcccctctattttttttttaattacatagataaaccttgaattttgaataaatgtgCAATACGATcatctgaatttttaatttattcaatgcatTCCTAAATTTTATCACAATGTGCAGCatggtccttgaatttttaatttattccataaatcctaaaattttggtaaatgtttaaattaattaataaattatatgaaaatattcaaaattattattctattaATTCAAGCTTAGGGACGATATTGAGTATTTTCACGTAAtctaatgactaaattgattatatattaaaattttatgaattatattaaataaattaaaaatttagaaatcactTCGCACTTTGagataaatttcaataattcgAGATCACGTTATTTCTCCAACTTTGACTTGTTTGAATGAATCACATTATCCGGCCCAAAGGCCCGACCCCTATCCATTCTCACCTTGTCCCCGATCCGAACATCTTCTTCCACTTTCTCTGCAACCAAACAGGCCGAAATCGCAGATCCCGCCAAATCCCGACCTACCCGACTCCCTCTTCCCTCCATCGCTTTGACTGTTAGCTTTCGCGGAATCTGATCGCATATTTTCTGGCTCCCTTTCTCGAAAGTTTGCCCCCGTTGCTTTTCCCCCTTGTTCATGCAACTCCTTCGTCACCACTCAACGCTCTATGGGCCATGGAAACCGCCACGGAACCATCATCCGATCTCCCAGCCGACGGCGGCCCTGATCCCCAGACCGCCGctcccgccgccgctgccgccgccgccgacgatcATGATGACCTGCTCTCCGAGCTCGAGTCCGCCCGCGACTCGCTCCGGGACCTCCGATCGAAGTCGGCGGCCATGGAGGAGGACTTGGCTCTCGCCCAGCGGCAGCGAGACGAGGCGATCGGCCGAGCCGCGAGCTTGAGCGAAACCGTGGATGGCTTGTCCAGCGAGAGGGACTCGCTCCGCGGCAGGATTAAGGAGCTGGAGGATTTGGCCGCGGGGAGAGAAGAGGAGTCCGTGGCGAAGTTTGAAGAGGAGTTGAGGGAGAGGGAAGGGCTTAGGATCGAGATTGAAGTGTACAGAGAGAAGTTTCGCGGTTTGGAGGCGGAGAGGGAGAAGCAGAAGGAGTTCCTGCTGAGAATCGCGGATTCGGTAAAGGCGGTGAAGGAGAGCTTGGCGAAGATAATAGAGAGTTTGGATGATGGGAAGGCCGtcgagagagaagaagacgaaagCCTAGATACGGGAGAAGAACTAGACCGAGAATCGAGATTGGCGCGGGAAGAAATATCGGAGGTCACAAGGCTCGTTGAGGTGGTGGAATCAAAAGTCAATGATTACAAGGAAactaagaagaaggagaggaagcaATTGGAGAACAGCGTGGTGAGTTTGACGGAGGAAAACCGCGACATCAGTAGCCTGTTGAGGATTGCTCTCGTCGAGAAGGAGGCTGTGGAGAAGAGTTTGAACAAGTTGAGAGGGGGTAATGAGCAGAAGAGGGTGGCACTGTTGCAATTTGCTGAACGAGGGTTACACAGAGTCGGGTTCGGGTTTATGATGGGAAGTGGGAATCCCGAACAACTGATGGAGAGTTCGGGTGCATCTAGTACTGGGAGTAAGTCAGATGGTAGTGACTGTGAGGAGGAAGTCGTTAGTCTGGTATGCTTAGTTCTTGTCTTGTTCTTGTCTTGTTCATCCATTTGGAACATGTTCTAGTTCGATGTTATTTGGACAGCATTTAAAGTCCCATTCTTTGTTGTGGCAACTAATGCTACACTATTGTCAACCGTATGGTCAATTTTTAGGtaaatttttgtcaatccaaatcCTGTGGTTCACATTATATATCATCTAGTATTGCTTTAAATACAACAAATTCTGTTATTTGAGAGGGCAAGCACGAGGTCAGCGCAGATGATAATACACAATACCTCCTTCGAAACTTCCTGATCTGTAATGTGATTGTTTATAGGGAAAATCCATTTTGATAGTGCATATAAGGACCTGTCCCCAGAAACACATAAATGATGAAATGCTTTGCTGAAGAGAAACTTGAGTAACATTCTTGTAGGAGGTGGCAGCAATCTTTTCTGTTGTCACAAGTGCTGACATACTGCAAACATTTGCCATAACAAATTTATAAGCTAGAAAGGTAGAAAAGAATGATCTCCGTTTAAGTTTCACACGGTAGAGGCATTGCTTTGTGTGTGCAAGGTGCACTTATATGTGTCTCTCTCTGCCTATTCATCCGTGTTTTTTACATGTGTGGCTGCTTTTGGTCGACAGGATGGTCCTTCTAAAAATTGGTGTATAATgtcattattcatttttgtcctttcatatgtttttttttggtcaattattacTTCACTTATTTCAATTTGGTGAATTACTGGCATCTGTTTTGACATTTAAGAAAAACTAGACTGACGAGAGAACATTGTGAATGGTTGGTCTGTAAAGGATACCGGTAGAGAGTCTTTATGGGATACCCTTAtctgatttgtttcttttgacCAGGCTTCAACTGTAGAGACAATAATGAAGAACTTGAGGCAAGAAATCACTCAGTTGAGGAAATCTTTAGAGGAATCAAGGTACAACAGGATGGATGGCACattccatattttctttcttcattcctGTC harbors:
- the LOC104448582 gene encoding phosphoribosylformylglycinamidine cyclo-ligase, chloroplastic isoform X1, yielding MNPSIGTKTELLKSLVVSTGPCSRNPHKSGSYQCKMPLDLTSRKFLLLPMNYGGTQARARAKNVFRKYSTSAKMAESLTYKDAGVDIDAGSELVRRIAKMAPGIGGFGGLFPLGDSYLVAGTDGVGTKLKLAFETGIHETIGIDLVAMSVNDIVTSGAKPLFFLDYFATSHLDVDLAEKVVKGIVDGCQQADCTLLGGETAEMPDFYAEGEYDISGFAVGIVKKDSVIDGKDIVAGDVLIGLPSSGVHSNGFSLVRRVLARSDLSLTDQLPGEAVTVGEALMAPTVIYVNQVLNLINKGGIKGIAHITGGGFTDNIPRVFPKGLGATIYGDSWVVPPLFKWIQKVGNIEDSEMRRTFNMGIGMVLVVSPEAALRILGDNEITAYRIGDVVNGEGVRYC
- the LOC104448603 gene encoding uncharacterized protein At3g49055 isoform X2 is translated as METATEPSSDLPADGGPDPQTAAPAAAAAAADDHDDLLSELESARDSLRDLRSKSAAMEEDLALAQRQRDEAIGRAASLSETVDGLSSERDSLRGRIKELEDLAAGREEESVAKFEEELREREGLRIEIEVYREKFRGLEAEREKQKEFLLRIADSVKAVKESLAKIIESLDDGKAVEREEDESLDTGEELDRESRLAREEISEVTRLVEVVESKVNDYKETKKKERKQLENSVVSLTEENRDISSLLRIALVEKEAVEKSLNKLRGGNEQKRVALLQFAERGLHRVGFGFMMGSGNPEQLMESSGASSTGSKSDGSDCEEEVVSLASTVETIMKNLRQEITQLRKSLEESRSDTERLQSLTNKQAQQIAENTLYIKELEERERLLAQSVEELLNEIKETEVEVARWREACELEVVAGKHEIEERDKVQELEKTKAALDISNGKLKLKEDLAAAAMAAQEAAERSLQLADRRAAGLRERIEELTRQLEGADGKENKNRRRVRHFCWPWRILKMNPANPANTRFPNVRRMLPEMQALLHSSA
- the LOC104448582 gene encoding phosphoribosylformylglycinamidine cyclo-ligase, chloroplastic isoform X2, with the protein product MLDQSLLGELRKWPLELEALEVFSLLVAMSVNDIVTSGAKPLFFLDYFATSHLDVDLAEKVVKGIVDGCQQADCTLLGGETAEMPDFYAEGEYDISGFAVGIVKKDSVIDGKDIVAGDVLIGLPSSGVHSNGFSLVRRVLARSDLSLTDQLPGEAVTVGEALMAPTVIYVNQVLNLINKGGIKGIAHITGGGFTDNIPRVFPKGLGATIYGDSWVVPPLFKWIQKVGNIEDSEMRRTFNMGIGMVLVVSPEAALRILGDNEITAYRIGDVVNGEGVRYC
- the LOC104448603 gene encoding uncharacterized protein At3g49055 isoform X1 gives rise to the protein METATEPSSDLPADGGPDPQTAAPAAAAAAADDHDDLLSELESARDSLRDLRSKSAAMEEDLALAQRQRDEAIGRAASLSETVDGLSSERDSLRGRIKELEDLAAGREEESVAKFEEELREREGLRIEIEVYREKFRGLEAEREKQKEFLLRIADSVKAVKESLAKIIESLDDGKAVEREEDESLDTGEELDRESRLAREEISEVTRLVEVVESKVNDYKETKKKERKQLENSVVSLTEENRDISSLLRIALVEKEAVEKSLNKLRGGNEQKRVALLQFAERGLHRVGFGFMMGSGNPEQLMESSGASSTGSKSDGSDCEEEVVSLASTVETIMKNLRQEITQLRKSLEESRSDTERLQSLTNKQAQQIAENTLYIKELEERERLLAQSVEELLNEIKETEVEVARWREACELEVVAGKHEIEERDKVVIILKQELEKTKAALDISNGKLKLKEDLAAAAMAAQEAAERSLQLADRRAAGLRERIEELTRQLEGADGKENKNRRRVRHFCWPWRILKMNPANPANTRFPNVRRMLPEMQALLHSSA